In Deinococcus proteolyticus MRP, a single genomic region encodes these proteins:
- a CDS encoding alpha/beta hydrolase — MNFRQHFTPKHLPRTVALAAAAYVAAIAVGALVGAEVLLRSKSRWVKGSFLVVGRSGDRLLLPPVPESLSRDVLGVVPLNPVRGHAVIGHVERRGPYVERPVLEERGVIQPGWIAWVSSFVYNGTPAQLDANYENVVVRTDVGDMPAWHVPSVTGERDLIVIQIHGHGGQRSQGLRVLRSLERTGAAQLYVTFRNAFGAPRVGKGHMTLGDVEAEDVLSALEWARGQGYQQAVLMGYSMGGNIALSALRPSFEPLPLPVRGVVLDSPALEWRDVIRRQARRGGLPQFIAKPVGRMIERLVTRRSGQNFDTVDQLAAAPRFGVPILLFHSPSDKTIPYWQAKALAEARPDLVEFHTVEGARHIRCWNIDPERYEAALEAFIRRVTESRRDQL; from the coding sequence ATGAACTTCCGGCAGCACTTCACCCCCAAACACCTGCCCCGCACGGTCGCCCTTGCCGCCGCCGCCTACGTCGCCGCCATTGCCGTGGGTGCACTGGTGGGTGCGGAGGTGCTGCTGCGCTCCAAGTCGCGCTGGGTCAAGGGGAGCTTTCTGGTGGTGGGCCGCAGCGGGGACCGGCTGCTGCTGCCGCCGGTCCCCGAAAGCCTCAGCCGTGACGTGCTGGGCGTGGTGCCGCTGAACCCGGTGAGGGGCCACGCCGTGATTGGGCATGTGGAGCGGCGCGGCCCCTATGTGGAACGCCCGGTGCTGGAGGAACGCGGTGTCATCCAGCCCGGCTGGATTGCCTGGGTGTCCAGTTTCGTGTACAACGGCACCCCGGCCCAGCTGGACGCGAACTACGAGAACGTGGTGGTGCGCACCGACGTGGGCGATATGCCCGCGTGGCATGTACCCAGCGTGACCGGCGAGCGCGACCTCATCGTGATTCAGATTCATGGTCATGGGGGGCAGCGTTCGCAGGGGCTGCGGGTGCTTCGTTCGCTGGAACGGACGGGGGCGGCGCAGCTGTACGTCACCTTCCGCAACGCTTTCGGGGCGCCCCGCGTAGGCAAAGGTCACATGACCCTGGGCGACGTGGAGGCTGAAGACGTGCTCTCGGCACTGGAGTGGGCGCGCGGCCAGGGCTACCAGCAGGCGGTGCTGATGGGGTACTCCATGGGCGGCAACATTGCCCTGAGTGCCCTGCGGCCCAGCTTCGAGCCGCTGCCCCTGCCCGTGCGCGGCGTGGTGCTCGACAGCCCTGCGCTGGAATGGCGCGACGTGATTCGCCGTCAGGCCCGCCGGGGAGGGCTACCGCAGTTCATCGCCAAGCCGGTGGGCCGCATGATTGAGCGGCTGGTCACCCGCCGCAGCGGGCAGAATTTCGACACGGTAGACCAGTTGGCCGCCGCGCCCCGCTTTGGCGTGCCGATTCTGCTGTTTCACAGCCCCAGCGACAAGACCATTCCGTACTGGCAGGCAAAGGCACTGGCCGAAGCCCGCCCCGACCTGGTGGAGTTCCACACCGTGGAGGGCGCACGCCACATCCGCTGCTGGAACATTGACCCAGAGCGGTATGAGGCGGCGCTGGAAGCGTTTATCCGGCGGGTGACCGAGTCTCGAAGAGACCAGCTTTAA
- a CDS encoding thiolase family protein, translating to MKDAYIVSAVRTPVGRGVKGTLRNTRPDDLAALVLKEAVSRAGIEASEVEDVYLGCAIPEAEQGLNVARLAALRAGMPDSVGGVTVNRFCSSGLQTIAMAAAAVQTGQADVMLAGGVESMSMVPMSGHNPSPNPDLVDTRPGAYVGMGMTAENVAEKYGVSREDQDKFALASHQKAKAARDAGKFKDEIVPVPVQVDTLKGTKLKSETVQFDTDELIRDDASLEAMGKLKSAFKLGGSVTPANSSPFSDGAAAVVVMSGDKVEELGVKPLAKFLGFAVAGVDPEIMGIGPVAAVPKVLKQTGLSLDDIDLIELNEAFAAQSLAVVRELGIDESKLNVNGGAIALGHPLGCSGAKLTTSAIYELRRRGGGKALITMCIGGGMGAAGVIEVFAAEAGEQAAD from the coding sequence ATGAAAGACGCATACATCGTTTCCGCCGTCCGCACGCCCGTAGGACGTGGCGTGAAAGGCACCCTCCGCAACACCCGACCCGACGACCTGGCCGCGCTGGTGCTGAAAGAAGCTGTCAGCCGTGCAGGCATCGAGGCCAGCGAGGTCGAAGATGTGTATCTCGGCTGCGCGATTCCCGAAGCCGAGCAGGGCCTGAATGTGGCCCGCCTGGCCGCGCTGCGGGCGGGGATGCCCGACAGCGTGGGCGGCGTGACCGTGAACCGTTTTTGCTCCAGCGGCCTGCAAACCATCGCTATGGCGGCGGCGGCAGTGCAGACCGGGCAGGCCGACGTGATGCTGGCCGGCGGCGTGGAAAGCATGAGCATGGTGCCCATGAGCGGCCACAACCCCAGCCCCAACCCCGACCTGGTGGACACCCGCCCCGGTGCGTACGTGGGCATGGGCATGACCGCCGAGAACGTGGCCGAGAAATACGGCGTGAGCCGCGAAGACCAGGACAAGTTCGCCCTCGCCAGCCACCAGAAGGCCAAAGCGGCGCGTGACGCTGGAAAGTTCAAGGACGAAATCGTGCCCGTGCCGGTGCAGGTAGATACTCTGAAGGGCACCAAGCTCAAGTCCGAAACGGTGCAGTTCGACACCGACGAACTGATTCGTGATGACGCCAGCCTGGAAGCGATGGGCAAGCTCAAATCGGCCTTCAAGCTGGGCGGCAGCGTGACCCCGGCCAACTCCAGCCCCTTTTCCGATGGAGCCGCCGCTGTGGTGGTCATGAGCGGTGACAAGGTAGAAGAACTGGGCGTGAAGCCGCTCGCCAAATTCCTGGGCTTTGCGGTAGCGGGCGTGGACCCCGAAATCATGGGCATCGGCCCGGTGGCCGCGGTGCCCAAAGTGCTGAAGCAGACTGGCCTGAGTCTGGACGACATTGACCTGATCGAGCTGAACGAAGCGTTTGCGGCTCAGTCTCTGGCTGTGGTCCGCGAACTGGGCATTGACGAAAGCAAGTTGAACGTGAACGGCGGCGCGATTGCGCTGGGTCACCCGCTCGGCTGCTCCGGGGCCAAGCTGACCACCAGCGCCATTTACGAGCTGCGCCGGCGCGGCGGCGGCAAGGCCCTGATTACCATGTGCATCGGCGGTGGCATGGGTGCAGCCGGGGTGATTGAAGTGTTTGCCGCTGAAGCGGGCGAGCAGGCCGCAGACTAG
- a CDS encoding HNH endonuclease, with amino-acid sequence MARRNSFSTWPEAPSSEAAALTCALCEREVPELVQHHLIPIIAGKRKGIKPQDLPTVGLCPACQQYLHSTFSINELATRLNTLEALQADEQVQKFVKWVRKQPATKGVRAKGRE; translated from the coding sequence ATGGCCCGCCGTAACTCCTTTTCCACCTGGCCCGAAGCCCCCTCGTCTGAGGCCGCGGCTCTTACCTGTGCCCTCTGCGAGCGCGAGGTTCCCGAATTGGTGCAACATCACCTGATTCCCATCATTGCCGGCAAGCGTAAGGGCATCAAACCGCAGGACCTGCCCACCGTGGGCCTGTGCCCGGCCTGCCAGCAGTATCTGCACAGCACGTTTTCCATCAACGAGCTGGCGACGCGGCTCAACACGCTGGAAGCGCTTCAGGCCGACGAGCAGGTGCAGAAGTTCGTGAAGTGGGTGCGCAAGCAGCCTGCGACCAAGGGCGTGCGGGCGAAGGGGCGCGAGTAG
- a CDS encoding helix-turn-helix domain-containing protein: MRLCCRSRQGGPTIRNKLKELRTARGWSQADLAGHLGVSRQTVNNFETGRNDPSLLLAFRLSWLFDLPLEEIFMVTAEERVALTGTAWEYQDRLATAFNEISTLEQMGREGWELISFGPLVLNFRRPEVAGARTVWNYCRTEGLLSAAVRQELEQAGWTYTGSWTLYHYFKRQA; this comes from the coding sequence GTGCGCCTATGTTGTAGGAGTCGACAGGGAGGACCAACTATTCGCAATAAGCTCAAAGAACTCCGTACTGCACGGGGCTGGTCGCAGGCTGACTTGGCGGGACACCTCGGTGTCTCCCGGCAGACCGTCAACAACTTCGAGACTGGTCGGAATGACCCCAGTCTGCTGCTGGCCTTCCGCCTCTCATGGCTTTTTGACCTTCCACTGGAGGAAATATTTATGGTGACTGCAGAAGAACGCGTTGCCCTGACCGGCACGGCCTGGGAATACCAGGACCGCCTCGCCACGGCTTTCAACGAAATTTCTACCCTCGAACAGATGGGCCGCGAAGGCTGGGAGCTCATCAGTTTCGGACCACTGGTCCTGAATTTCCGCAGACCTGAGGTGGCCGGTGCCCGCACGGTCTGGAACTACTGCCGGACAGAGGGGCTGCTGTCTGCCGCCGTCCGGCAGGAGCTGGAGCAAGCAGGCTGGACCTATACCGGTTCTTGGACGCTCTACCACTACTTCAAGCGTCAGGCCTGA
- a CDS encoding IS4 family transposase produces MKPNQAALTNVDTFVTYLKERLPHHRMDRLRCVAEVLFGILQAESTLHRKIALHIDRAATTPSITRMVARVLHGAGLTQQDIQDVLLPLLPEGKLTLIMDRTNWKHGQSHLNLLVIGVVLGNVTLPLAWKELKHGGNSESRARMMLVGQLLGRIPARRWTVLIADREFLGQEWFTFLRRSGIKRCICIRANTVLDGEYARDCFAELTPGQTRTLFEKAWVQGSWMRVVATLSPEGERVIIASDLSVWDTLEVYRQRWAIETTFSAMKSRGLNLEQTHMTNPERVGNLFGLLTPALTWMLRVGEWRATARPIRVKKHGRPAESRARYGYEELSRALRWGGEKFRLFLALLRTPFPALGGAKRQPVRY; encoded by the coding sequence GTGAAACCGAACCAAGCCGCCCTGACGAATGTTGACACATTCGTGACCTACCTGAAAGAGCGTCTCCCACACCACCGTATGGACCGTCTGCGCTGCGTTGCAGAAGTCCTGTTCGGCATCTTGCAGGCAGAGTCCACTCTCCACCGCAAGATTGCACTCCATATTGACCGTGCTGCAACGACACCGTCCATCACGCGCATGGTGGCCCGTGTGCTGCATGGTGCTGGCCTGACACAGCAGGACATCCAGGATGTCCTGCTGCCACTGCTGCCTGAGGGAAAACTGACCCTGATCATGGACCGCACCAACTGGAAGCACGGCCAGTCTCATCTCAACCTGCTGGTCATCGGCGTGGTGCTGGGCAATGTCACCCTTCCCCTCGCTTGGAAGGAACTGAAGCATGGTGGCAACAGTGAATCCAGGGCACGCATGATGTTGGTGGGTCAGCTGCTGGGACGCATCCCCGCACGCAGGTGGACGGTGCTGATCGCGGATAGAGAGTTTCTCGGTCAGGAGTGGTTCACGTTTTTGCGGCGCAGCGGGATCAAAAGATGTATCTGTATTCGGGCCAATACCGTGTTAGACGGTGAATATGCTCGTGACTGCTTCGCCGAATTGACACCCGGCCAGACACGTACCTTGTTCGAAAAGGCCTGGGTTCAGGGCAGCTGGATGCGCGTGGTCGCGACGCTCTCCCCAGAGGGAGAGCGGGTCATCATCGCTTCAGATTTATCTGTTTGGGACACATTGGAGGTCTACAGGCAGCGCTGGGCCATCGAAACCACCTTCTCTGCCATGAAATCCAGAGGCTTGAATCTGGAGCAGACCCACATGACCAACCCGGAGCGGGTAGGGAATTTGTTTGGTCTGCTGACCCCGGCCTTGACCTGGATGCTGCGCGTGGGTGAATGGCGAGCCACAGCAAGGCCCATACGTGTCAAAAAACATGGTCGCCCTGCGGAAAGCAGGGCGAGGTACGGATATGAGGAGCTGAGCCGTGCGCTGCGATGGGGCGGGGAGAAATTCAGGCTCTTTCTGGCTCTCTTGAGGACTCCATTTCCCGCGCTAGGAGGGGCTAAAAGGCAACCTGTCAGGTACTGA
- a CDS encoding WD40 repeat domain-containing protein: MYKTLPLLTLLLCASASAQLRADIQKDTPVGQATMRVYGGEQLLFQATTPGLNAVTESKFSPDGKWLLNIADGSGYVQLWDVEKGERVKTFLSQSSRIFGADFTPDGQRLLLDFSGSKGMADSRRPGYLSPTLWNLATLERIAFVYNDKRESFYDGKVTFSTNGERMAFIRQSSHSYGPVSVWNAKTGAHIATISRLPYPQGAAQTGGAGSVDARLSPDGSRVLVQYVDGRLAEYDANTGTLLKMRGKVAEAEAKAQLERFTQSGK; this comes from the coding sequence ATGTACAAAACCCTGCCCCTGCTCACGCTGCTGCTGTGCGCCTCCGCCTCTGCCCAACTTCGGGCTGATATTCAGAAAGATACGCCTGTTGGTCAGGCCACCATGCGGGTCTACGGCGGCGAACAGTTGCTGTTCCAGGCGACGACACCGGGGCTGAACGCGGTGACGGAAAGCAAGTTCAGCCCGGATGGGAAATGGCTGCTGAACATCGCAGACGGGAGCGGCTACGTGCAGCTCTGGGACGTGGAGAAGGGAGAGCGGGTGAAGACTTTCCTGAGCCAGTCCTCCCGCATTTTCGGGGCTGATTTCACGCCTGATGGTCAGCGATTGTTGCTGGATTTCAGCGGCTCGAAGGGAATGGCAGACTCACGCCGACCGGGCTACCTCTCGCCAACGCTCTGGAATCTGGCGACGCTGGAACGCATAGCCTTTGTCTACAACGACAAGCGCGAGAGCTTTTACGATGGCAAGGTCACTTTCAGTACAAATGGTGAACGTATGGCCTTTATCCGGCAATCCAGCCATTCTTACGGCCCTGTCTCCGTCTGGAACGCCAAAACCGGCGCGCATATCGCCACCATCTCCCGCCTGCCTTACCCGCAGGGCGCAGCCCAGACGGGCGGGGCCGGGAGCGTAGACGCCCGCCTCTCGCCTGACGGGAGCCGTGTGCTGGTGCAGTACGTGGACGGCAGACTGGCCGAATATGACGCGAACACGGGCACGTTGCTGAAAATGCGCGGCAAAGTGGCGGAGGCCGAGGCGAAAGCTCAGTTGGAACGGTTCACCCAGAGCGGGAAGTAA
- a CDS encoding HD domain-containing protein, whose product MNREQAYALMLEHTPSESLQRHMLNVEAAMRWYARHWGEDEELYAVAGLLHDFDYEQHPEEHPTWGVRYLREHTDTPEVVLDAIMGHAAYTGTPRESRLSKTLFAVDELTGLIQAAVLIRPDKDIRQLELKSVKKRFKTPSFAAGVNREEVEQGAADLGVPLEEHMANVLQAMQEAQA is encoded by the coding sequence ATGAACCGCGAACAAGCCTACGCGCTGATGCTGGAGCACACGCCCAGCGAGTCGTTGCAGCGCCACATGCTGAATGTCGAAGCCGCCATGCGCTGGTACGCCCGCCACTGGGGCGAGGACGAGGAGCTGTACGCCGTCGCTGGATTGCTGCACGACTTCGACTACGAACAGCACCCGGAGGAGCACCCCACCTGGGGCGTCCGCTACCTGCGCGAGCATACCGACACCCCTGAAGTCGTGCTGGACGCCATTATGGGCCACGCCGCCTACACGGGAACCCCCCGCGAAAGCCGCCTGTCCAAGACCCTTTTCGCGGTGGACGAGCTGACCGGGCTGATTCAAGCGGCAGTCCTGATTCGCCCCGACAAGGACATCCGGCAGCTGGAGCTGAAGAGCGTGAAAAAGCGTTTCAAAACCCCGTCTTTCGCAGCGGGCGTGAACCGCGAGGAAGTGGAGCAGGGAGCCGCCGACCTCGGCGTGCCGCTGGAAGAACACATGGCGAATGTGCTGCAGGCCATGCAGGAGGCGCAGGCATGA
- a CDS encoding FAD-binding protein has product MTDLSSSGTPLLWQTAAPPAWQNRGRTAQASPQVWAAPRTPQETAQSIAHAAEAGLRVRPVGAGTALSPLAVGQEVMLSLQGMRGVAELNEAAGTVTVWAGTPLGELAAALDSRGLSVPGLGGHAAQTLGGALATGAHATGLASPRLGAAVTELELVDGQGELRRLRPGDPHFGAAALSLGALGVVTRATLRLQPAYRLRVSTRPVGWGELMALGPEYAQAAPYVSLTWRPAREDHEAVLLRRAWPAETGTGAPATDVPATGAAQGGLLGGPAQALAEAGTLFSPLPAPVRGLLEARAQADAVLAPQHALLAAGDPLRELEYAVPLAALTPALRDLRAVLAQAGTQGTALQLPVGVRFVAPDELPLGTPAGEGMAVIALGAPLALPPEVTGPHFRGAEGVLRAHGGLPAWGRLHALGEHELAALYPGWAEFRAARDALDPERRFGSPYLRRVLGE; this is encoded by the coding sequence GTGACTGACCTCTCTTCTTCCGGCACCCCGCTGCTGTGGCAGACTGCCGCCCCGCCCGCCTGGCAGAACCGCGGCCGCACTGCGCAGGCCAGCCCGCAGGTGTGGGCCGCGCCCAGAACCCCGCAGGAAACCGCGCAGTCCATTGCCCACGCCGCTGAGGCTGGCCTGCGGGTGCGGCCGGTCGGAGCAGGAACGGCGCTCAGCCCCCTCGCAGTGGGACAGGAAGTCATGCTGAGCCTGCAGGGCATGCGCGGGGTAGCCGAGCTGAATGAAGCGGCCGGCACGGTGACCGTCTGGGCCGGCACCCCGTTGGGCGAGCTGGCTGCTGCGCTGGACTCGCGTGGGCTGAGCGTGCCAGGACTGGGCGGGCACGCCGCGCAGACGCTGGGTGGGGCGCTGGCGACCGGCGCCCACGCCACCGGGCTGGCCAGCCCCCGCCTGGGGGCCGCCGTGACCGAGCTGGAACTGGTAGACGGTCAGGGCGAGCTGCGCCGCCTGCGTCCCGGCGACCCGCACTTCGGGGCGGCGGCGCTGTCGCTGGGGGCGCTGGGTGTGGTGACCCGCGCCACCCTGCGCCTGCAGCCCGCCTACCGCCTGCGCGTGAGCACCCGCCCGGTGGGCTGGGGCGAACTGATGGCGCTGGGCCCCGAGTACGCCCAGGCTGCCCCGTATGTATCGCTCACCTGGCGCCCGGCCCGTGAGGACCATGAGGCCGTGCTACTGCGCCGGGCCTGGCCGGCCGAGACGGGGACCGGCGCGCCAGCAACCGACGTGCCGGCCACCGGCGCGGCCCAGGGCGGCCTGTTGGGCGGCCCGGCCCAGGCCCTGGCCGAAGCAGGGACACTGTTCTCACCGCTGCCGGCGCCGGTGCGCGGCCTGCTGGAAGCCCGCGCCCAGGCCGACGCCGTGCTGGCGCCGCAGCACGCTCTGCTGGCAGCCGGCGACCCCCTGCGTGAACTGGAATACGCCGTGCCGCTGGCGGCCCTGACCCCAGCGCTGCGGGACCTGCGGGCGGTGTTGGCCCAGGCCGGTACACAGGGCACCGCGCTGCAGTTGCCGGTGGGGGTGCGCTTCGTGGCGCCCGACGAATTGCCTCTGGGCACCCCGGCCGGCGAGGGCATGGCCGTGATTGCCCTGGGCGCGCCGCTGGCCCTGCCGCCCGAAGTGACCGGGCCGCATTTCCGGGGGGCCGAGGGTGTGTTGCGGGCACATGGGGGGCTGCCCGCCTGGGGCCGGTTGCACGCGCTGGGCGAACACGAGCTGGCCGCGCTGTATCCCGGCTGGGCTGAGTTCCGCGCCGCCCGCGACGCGCTGGACCCTGAGCGGCGCTTCGGCAGTCCTTATCTGCGCCGCGTGCTGGGCGAGTAA
- a CDS encoding 23S rRNA (cytosine(2499)-C(5))-methyltransferase, with product MSVPAAPAAPRLKLTVSPAAEKHLRAGHPWVYEASVRTQNRGGEAGELAVVYDRRDRFLAVGLYDPHSPLRLRVLHAGSPANVNREWWQARFDAALARRAGLFGPDTDGYRVLNGESDGFPALVVDRYADTLVLKLYSAAWFPHLPLVLELLAGAFPGLRVVLRLSRNIGALAGEVGLSDGQTLVGEAPAAAVTFHESGIAFEADVVRGQKTGFFLDQRENRRRVRDLAAGKKVLNAFSFSGGFSLYAAQGGAAEVVSLDISRHALESSERNFALNPGLTAPHRPVQADVFEWLTEGSEQFGVVILDPPSLARREAEREGAIRAYHKLARDGIARLERGGLLLSASCSAHVSAEEFWDTVRDAADRSGRPWRELARTQHAPDHHASFAEAQYLKAIYLQFGD from the coding sequence GTGTCTGTGCCTGCTGCTCCCGCTGCCCCCCGCCTGAAACTGACTGTCTCACCCGCTGCCGAAAAGCATCTGCGGGCCGGGCATCCCTGGGTGTACGAAGCGAGCGTGAGAACCCAAAACCGTGGGGGCGAAGCGGGCGAGCTGGCGGTGGTGTACGACCGGCGTGACCGTTTTCTGGCGGTGGGCTTGTACGACCCGCACTCACCGCTGCGGCTGCGGGTGCTGCACGCCGGCAGCCCAGCCAACGTGAACCGCGAGTGGTGGCAGGCGCGCTTTGATGCGGCGCTGGCCCGCCGCGCTGGCTTGTTCGGCCCCGATACCGATGGCTACCGGGTGCTGAACGGCGAGTCCGACGGCTTTCCCGCGCTGGTGGTGGACCGCTACGCGGACACGCTGGTGCTCAAGTTGTACTCGGCAGCCTGGTTTCCCCACCTGCCGCTGGTGCTGGAGCTGCTGGCCGGAGCTTTTCCGGGCCTGCGCGTGGTGCTGCGCCTCAGCCGCAATATCGGGGCGCTGGCGGGAGAAGTGGGCCTCAGCGACGGGCAAACGCTGGTGGGCGAAGCGCCTGCGGCAGCGGTGACTTTCCACGAATCGGGCATCGCGTTCGAGGCGGATGTGGTGCGGGGTCAGAAGACCGGCTTTTTCCTCGACCAGCGCGAGAATCGCCGCCGCGTGCGCGACCTTGCCGCCGGAAAAAAGGTGCTGAACGCCTTCAGCTTCAGCGGGGGGTTCAGTCTGTACGCGGCGCAGGGAGGCGCTGCGGAGGTGGTCAGCCTGGACATTTCCCGCCACGCGCTGGAGAGCAGCGAGCGCAACTTTGCCCTGAACCCTGGCCTGACCGCGCCGCACCGCCCTGTCCAGGCCGACGTATTCGAGTGGCTGACAGAGGGCAGCGAACAGTTCGGCGTGGTGATTCTCGACCCGCCTTCGCTGGCGCGGCGCGAAGCCGAGCGGGAAGGGGCCATCCGCGCCTACCACAAACTGGCCCGCGACGGCATCGCCCGGCTGGAGCGCGGGGGCCTGCTGCTCAGCGCCAGCTGCTCGGCCCACGTCAGCGCCGAGGAGTTCTGGGATACGGTGCGGGACGCCGCCGACCGCAGCGGCCGGCCCTGGCGCGAGCTGGCCCGCACGCAGCACGCACCCGACCACCACGCCAGCTTTGCCGAAGCGCAGTACCTCAAGGCGATTTATCTGCAGTTCGGGGATTGA
- a CDS encoding ABC transporter ATP-binding protein, translated as MAGAGDRPRLKPASLLSALRPLWVVARPYRPLFWLGVLASLLSSGLNLAFPALFGRLVDASFLQLGSTDTAALDRTVLLLLGIFALSALFAAAQSYLLARVGAGVVASLRGRLFGHLLTLPPRFFAAHRTGDLTSRLTADVGTVQGVSSTALAGLIAQSVTLVGSAALLIATNPRLSLYALVGLPLIIAIAVTIGRRIRAVSREVQDAVAGANASAEEAISGVRVVQSFTAEDLERRRYGAGVQASFQAALRRAGWQALMGGTMSFLTFGSLALVLWFGGRQVMAGELTPGALVSFLFYAIQVGGAIAALTGLVNQFQEAAGASGRIFELLQERSDLPQPASPRPLQHPRGEVAFEGVGFGYGDESSGSVLHGISLSAGPGQTVALVGPSGAGKTTLVGLIPRFWDVTAGRITLDGHDIRDYDLQVLRSHIGLVPQDTQLFSGTVAENIRYGCPGAPDSEVEAAAQAAGAHEFIQELPQGYATVVGERGLRLSGGQRQRVAIARALLKNPRVLILDEATSALDNQSEALVQAALDRLMQGRTTFVIAHRLSTVQGADQILVLDRGRIVERGTHTELLAAGGLYSELHRTWQDREGEDRSPTPQPAGSLDSAQLTGSP; from the coding sequence ATGGCCGGTGCAGGTGACCGGCCGCGCCTGAAGCCGGCTTCGCTGCTCTCGGCCCTGCGGCCCCTGTGGGTGGTGGCCCGGCCTTACCGCCCGCTGTTCTGGCTGGGGGTGCTGGCCTCGCTGCTGTCCAGCGGGCTCAACCTGGCATTTCCGGCGCTGTTCGGGCGGCTGGTAGACGCTTCTTTTTTGCAGCTGGGCAGCACCGACACGGCAGCACTGGACCGCACGGTGCTGCTGCTGCTGGGTATTTTCGCGCTCTCGGCCCTGTTTGCAGCGGCGCAGTCCTATCTGCTGGCGCGGGTGGGGGCCGGCGTGGTGGCCAGCCTGCGCGGGCGGCTGTTCGGGCACCTGCTGACATTGCCGCCGCGCTTTTTCGCTGCGCACCGCACCGGCGACCTGACCAGCCGCCTGACCGCCGATGTAGGCACTGTGCAGGGCGTCAGCAGCACGGCGCTGGCGGGCCTGATTGCGCAGAGCGTGACCCTGGTCGGCAGCGCGGCGCTGCTGATTGCCACCAACCCGCGCCTGAGCCTTTACGCGCTGGTCGGTCTGCCGCTGATTATTGCCATTGCCGTGACCATCGGCCGGCGGATTCGGGCGGTCAGCCGCGAGGTGCAGGACGCGGTGGCCGGGGCCAACGCCAGCGCCGAGGAAGCCATCAGTGGGGTGCGGGTGGTTCAGAGTTTCACGGCCGAGGACCTGGAACGCCGCCGCTACGGCGCGGGTGTGCAGGCCAGCTTCCAAGCGGCGCTGCGCCGGGCCGGCTGGCAGGCACTGATGGGCGGCACCATGAGCTTCCTGACCTTCGGGTCGCTGGCGCTGGTGCTGTGGTTCGGGGGGCGGCAGGTCATGGCCGGCGAACTGACCCCCGGCGCGCTGGTGTCGTTCCTGTTCTACGCCATTCAGGTGGGAGGTGCGATTGCCGCCCTGACCGGGCTGGTCAACCAGTTTCAGGAAGCGGCGGGAGCGTCGGGCCGCATCTTCGAACTGCTGCAGGAGCGCAGTGACCTGCCTCAGCCGGCCTCCCCCCGGCCACTGCAACACCCACGCGGCGAGGTGGCCTTTGAAGGGGTCGGCTTCGGCTATGGCGATGAGAGCAGCGGTTCCGTTCTGCACGGTATTTCGCTGAGTGCCGGGCCAGGGCAGACGGTGGCCCTGGTGGGGCCCAGCGGCGCCGGCAAGACCACGCTGGTGGGGCTGATTCCCCGTTTCTGGGACGTGACTGCTGGCCGCATTACCCTGGACGGCCACGATATACGCGACTACGACCTGCAGGTGCTACGCTCGCACATCGGACTGGTGCCGCAGGACACGCAGCTGTTTTCGGGCACGGTGGCCGAGAACATCCGCTATGGCTGCCCCGGTGCTCCGGACAGCGAGGTGGAAGCGGCGGCGCAGGCGGCCGGAGCCCACGAGTTCATCCAGGAATTGCCGCAGGGCTACGCCACGGTGGTGGGTGAGCGAGGTCTACGGCTGTCGGGCGGGCAGCGTCAGCGGGTCGCCATTGCCCGCGCCCTGCTCAAGAATCCCCGCGTGCTGATTCTGGACGAGGCCACCAGTGCCCTGGACAACCAGTCCGAAGCGCTGGTGCAAGCGGCGCTGGACCGGCTGATGCAGGGCCGCACCACCTTTGTGATTGCCCACCGCCTGAGCACCGTGCAGGGCGCCGACCAGATTCTGGTGCTCGACCGGGGCCGCATCGTGGAGCGCGGTACCCACACCGAGCTGCTGGCTGCCGGCGGGCTGTACAGCGAACTGCACCGCACCTGGCAGGACCGGGAGGGAGAGGACCGCTCTCCCACGCCGCAGCCGGCCGGCAGCCTGGACTCGGCTCAGCTCACCGGGTCGCCGTAA